From a single Planococcus shenhongbingii genomic region:
- a CDS encoding tyrosine-protein phosphatase has protein sequence MIDTHSHILAGIDDGAETMEETKQLLDKALEEGLTGIIATPHAHHPSYPTDINEIKKQLAITKDYITEQNLPIEIYSGNECRLSDKLPERLAQGKALTLADSRYVLLELPSSGVPAYTVQIIQQLIADNYVPIIAHVERNQGIIEKPERLEQLLVHGALAQVTAGSLVGGFGKAIQRTAFSLIEANLIHVYGSDVHNMSKRPFLFKEGLATLEKKKHHELIEILLANNECIIHDKPMTILEPLKIQKGKWWNLFL, from the coding sequence ATGATCGACACTCACTCACATATCCTGGCAGGCATTGACGACGGGGCAGAAACGATGGAAGAAACCAAACAGCTGCTGGATAAAGCCTTGGAAGAAGGGCTGACAGGCATCATCGCGACACCGCATGCCCACCATCCGAGCTATCCCACTGACATAAACGAAATCAAAAAGCAGCTGGCCATTACCAAAGACTATATAACCGAACAGAACCTCCCGATTGAAATCTACAGCGGCAACGAATGCCGGTTATCCGATAAGCTGCCGGAACGGCTAGCTCAAGGAAAAGCGTTAACGCTCGCTGATTCCCGCTACGTATTGCTCGAACTGCCGTCATCGGGTGTCCCGGCCTATACCGTACAGATCATTCAGCAGCTCATCGCCGACAATTACGTGCCAATCATTGCCCACGTCGAGCGCAACCAAGGAATCATTGAAAAGCCAGAACGGCTGGAACAGTTATTGGTCCATGGGGCATTGGCTCAAGTGACTGCAGGTTCCCTTGTCGGCGGTTTTGGCAAAGCCATACAACGAACCGCTTTCTCGCTAATCGAAGCCAACTTGATCCATGTATACGGATCGGACGTTCACAACATGTCGAAAAGACCGTTTTTGTTTAAAGAAGGGCTCGCCACACTGGAGAAAAAGAAGCACCACGAACTGATTGAAATCCTGCTTGCCAATAACGAATGCATCATCCACGACAAGCCGATGACCATCCTGGAACCTTTGAAGATTCAAAAAGGAAAATGGTGGAATTTATTTTTATAA
- a CDS encoding CpsD/CapB family tyrosine-protein kinase, translating to MFAKLKNRKQEKRKRLQQTARKLVAHTHPRSFVVEQFRTLRTNINFSSPDADIRSIVVTSAAPEEGKSTAAANLAVVFAQEGKKVLLIDGDMRKPTTHHTFHMDNIIGLSNVLTRQAKIEDAARPTEVERLDLLTCGPIPPNPAELLGSQQMTNMMEQLKSMYDLVIFDAPPVLSVADGQILANKCEGTILVVNSGKTEKEQAAKAKEAIASSNSRIIGAVLNNFVPPKDSYYYQYYGSEK from the coding sequence ATGTTCGCAAAACTAAAGAATAGAAAACAAGAAAAAAGAAAAAGACTGCAGCAAACCGCCAGGAAACTGGTGGCCCATACCCATCCGCGGTCGTTTGTCGTGGAGCAGTTCCGGACGCTCCGGACCAATATCAACTTCTCGTCACCGGACGCAGACATCCGTTCAATCGTCGTGACTTCAGCAGCGCCTGAAGAAGGCAAGTCCACCGCAGCAGCGAACTTGGCAGTCGTTTTTGCACAAGAAGGAAAGAAAGTCTTATTGATAGATGGCGATATGCGCAAACCGACAACGCACCATACTTTCCATATGGACAACATCATCGGCTTATCTAACGTCTTGACTCGCCAGGCGAAAATTGAAGACGCTGCCCGTCCCACGGAAGTGGAGCGGCTCGACCTGTTAACATGCGGGCCGATTCCGCCAAACCCGGCAGAACTGCTGGGTTCCCAGCAGATGACCAATATGATGGAACAGCTGAAAAGCATGTATGACTTGGTCATCTTTGACGCTCCTCCGGTCCTATCTGTAGCCGACGGCCAAATTCTTGCCAATAAATGCGAAGGCACGATTCTGGTCGTCAACTCAGGAAAGACAGAAAAAGAACAGGCAGCGAAAGCGAAAGAAGCGATCGCTTCTTCCAATAGCCGGATCATCGGCGCAGTATTGAACAACTTCGTTCCGCCAAAAGACAGCTACTACTACCAATACTACGGCTCAGAAAAGTAA
- a CDS encoding YveK family protein: MEETISLQELFATLKKRLALIIALTVLAVLIAGVISYNFLTPIYQTNTQILVNQEKTDASQLLNQNIQTDLQLINTYSVIIKSPAILDQVSQQLDLGLSVEALNQKITVNNAENSQVVNISVQDPDPAIAVDIANTTAAVFQEEIQELMKVDNVSILSPAVLKENPSPVAPNPMLNMAIAAVVGLMLGVGIAFLLEYLDTSLKNEQDIEDVLGVPLLGVISPIKEETPLQNSSGTPSERKAG, translated from the coding sequence AAACCATCTCGTTACAAGAATTATTTGCCACATTAAAAAAGAGGTTGGCCTTAATCATCGCGTTAACGGTCTTGGCAGTTCTGATTGCAGGCGTCATTAGCTACAATTTCCTGACACCCATTTACCAGACAAACACACAGATTCTCGTAAACCAGGAAAAAACGGACGCTTCCCAATTGCTGAACCAAAACATCCAAACCGATCTTCAGCTGATCAATACATACAGCGTCATCATTAAAAGCCCGGCTATCCTCGACCAAGTGTCGCAGCAGCTTGACTTAGGTCTCTCTGTAGAAGCTCTTAACCAGAAAATTACCGTCAACAACGCGGAAAATTCCCAAGTCGTCAATATTTCCGTGCAGGATCCGGATCCTGCCATTGCCGTTGATATCGCCAATACGACAGCGGCCGTGTTCCAGGAAGAAATCCAGGAATTGATGAAAGTCGACAACGTATCAATTCTGTCTCCGGCTGTATTAAAGGAAAATCCGTCACCGGTTGCGCCAAACCCGATGTTGAATATGGCAATCGCTGCTGTAGTCGGTTTAATGCTTGGAGTTGGAATTGCCTTCCTGCTTGAATACTTGGACACGAGCCTGAAAAACGAGCAGGACATTGAAGACGTACTCGGTGTGCCACTATTAGGCGTTATTTCTCCTATTAAAGAAGAAACACCGCTTCAAAACAGTTCAGGCACTCCATCGGAAAGAAAGGCGGGATGA